The following coding sequences lie in one Thermoplasmata archaeon genomic window:
- a CDS encoding CehA/McbA family metallohydrolase — protein MLLDLHNHTRHSPDSRVAPADLVATAQRVGLAGIAITDHNSIDGVREARDAAQGAFLVIPGIEVSTRSGHVLGYGVREGIPRGLTVRETAERIVAAGGVPVAAHPFRFWSGLGAAALEQASFPAYETCNARTLRRGNMRARALARERKIGETGGSDSHFLDEVAKAVTAIDAGDLPLDHVLQEIARGKTTAQGRDRDAGATVRYVTKAVSEWIGRGMHRI, from the coding sequence ATGCTGCTCGACCTCCACAATCACACCCGCCACTCCCCCGATTCCCGCGTCGCGCCCGCGGACTTGGTGGCGACCGCGCAGCGCGTCGGCCTCGCGGGCATCGCGATCACGGACCACAACTCGATCGACGGCGTTCGCGAGGCGAGGGACGCGGCGCAGGGGGCCTTCCTGGTCATCCCAGGCATCGAGGTCTCGACGCGGTCCGGCCACGTCCTCGGGTACGGCGTCCGCGAGGGCATCCCGCGCGGGCTCACGGTGCGGGAGACGGCGGAGCGCATCGTCGCCGCGGGTGGCGTGCCGGTGGCGGCGCATCCGTTCCGATTCTGGTCCGGACTCGGTGCCGCGGCGCTGGAACAGGCGTCCTTCCCCGCCTATGAGACGTGCAACGCCAGGACCCTGCGACGCGGCAACATGCGAGCCCGTGCACTCGCCCGCGAGCGGAAGATCGGCGAGACGGGCGGGAGCGACAGCCACTTCCTCGACGAAGTCGCAAAGGCGGTCACCGCGATCGACGCGGGCGATCTGCCCCTCGACCACGTCCTCCAGGAAATCGCCCGAGGCAAGACCACCGCTCAAGGCAGGGACCGCGACGCCGGCGCGACGGTTCGGTACGTGACAAAAGCCGTGTCCGAGTGGATCGGCCGCGGGATGCATCGAATCTAG
- a CDS encoding M48 family metallopeptidase: protein MGVDAWGFDAERQLLARRLRSKRLVLRAVHGAVIGALATVLVAGGAASLEGAVLRLGWPAWASAVAFLSILFGAFAAAELPFAYVGGFRWERAFGLSNQRLVGWLSDVWKSLALGLASTLVVGGGMLWLLAATPWWWLVAWILGATASLGIGFLAPIVLVPLFYRFRPIREESLRNRFASLAARAGVPVIGAFVLEASPKTRRSNAAVMGFGRTRRIVVTDTLLAEFPVGEVDAVLAHELAHQRHFDPLWGFLQGSLTSLAILTVTARLYDATRVSLGIASAGDMAGLPWLAVLFSLVALPFGPLQLRWSRERESRADRFAFELTGDPAALAAAIVRLHDRNLGVANPSRWDKWLFYSHPTGRERVESARVFASARA, encoded by the coding sequence ATGGGCGTCGACGCATGGGGATTCGACGCGGAGCGGCAGCTCCTCGCGCGCCGCCTTCGGTCGAAGCGACTCGTCCTGCGCGCCGTCCACGGGGCCGTGATCGGTGCCCTCGCGACCGTCCTGGTGGCGGGAGGCGCGGCGTCTTTGGAGGGTGCCGTCCTCCGACTCGGATGGCCGGCCTGGGCGTCCGCGGTAGCGTTCCTGTCGATCCTCTTCGGCGCCTTCGCGGCGGCGGAACTCCCCTTCGCCTACGTCGGCGGATTCCGATGGGAGCGCGCCTTCGGCTTGTCCAACCAACGCCTGGTCGGTTGGCTCAGTGACGTCTGGAAGTCCCTCGCCCTCGGACTCGCCTCGACCCTCGTCGTCGGCGGTGGGATGCTGTGGTTGCTCGCGGCCACGCCGTGGTGGTGGCTGGTCGCGTGGATCCTCGGTGCCACGGCCTCGCTCGGAATCGGATTCCTCGCGCCGATCGTGCTCGTGCCGCTGTTCTATCGCTTCCGGCCGATCCGGGAAGAGAGTCTCCGGAATCGGTTCGCATCGCTCGCAGCTCGCGCCGGCGTCCCGGTCATTGGAGCCTTCGTGCTCGAGGCCTCGCCCAAGACCAGGCGGTCGAACGCCGCCGTGATGGGATTCGGCCGGACACGCCGGATTGTCGTCACCGATACCCTCCTGGCCGAGTTCCCGGTCGGGGAAGTCGATGCCGTCCTGGCGCACGAGCTCGCTCATCAGCGCCACTTCGATCCGCTGTGGGGGTTTCTCCAGGGCTCGCTCACATCCCTGGCGATCCTCACGGTCACGGCCCGGCTCTATGATGCGACGCGCGTCTCCCTCGGGATTGCGTCGGCCGGCGACATGGCGGGCCTGCCGTGGCTCGCCGTCCTCTTCAGCCTCGTGGCCCTTCCGTTTGGCCCCCTTCAACTGCGGTGGTCCCGCGAACGCGAGTCGCGGGCCGACCGGTTCGCGTTCGAGTTGACCGGGGATCCAGCCGCACTCGCGGCCGCGATCGTCCGGCTCCATGACCGGAACCTCGGCGTCGCGAATCCGAGCCGTTGGGACAAGTGGCTGTTTTACAGCCATCCCACGGGACGGGAGCGGGTCGAGTCCGCGCGGGTGTTCGCGTCAGCGCGCGCCTGA
- a CDS encoding cytidylate kinase family protein encodes MILAIGGPPGSGKTTVAERWADTRGFVLVSAGMRFRAMAKERGMGLEAFGKAAEADPAIDRALDAAVLEEIRAKAASGANVVVDGRIQAYLLAKQGIPCTKVLIDAPLAVRAERIATREGKSVREAKREIVSRERSERVRYRAIYGIDLRDARIFDLILDSGRKTPDEIVAAIAARVGG; translated from the coding sequence ATGATCCTCGCAATCGGCGGCCCTCCGGGCAGCGGCAAGACGACGGTCGCGGAGCGGTGGGCCGACACGCGCGGGTTCGTCCTCGTGTCGGCGGGCATGCGGTTCCGCGCGATGGCGAAGGAGCGGGGGATGGGCCTCGAGGCGTTCGGCAAGGCGGCGGAGGCGGATCCGGCCATCGACCGCGCACTCGACGCCGCCGTTCTGGAGGAGATCCGCGCGAAGGCGGCGTCCGGGGCGAACGTCGTCGTGGATGGACGCATCCAAGCGTACCTCCTCGCGAAGCAAGGCATCCCGTGCACGAAGGTCCTGATCGACGCCCCGCTCGCCGTGCGTGCGGAACGGATCGCGACGCGCGAGGGGAAGAGCGTGCGGGAGGCGAAGCGGGAGATCGTGTCGCGGGAGCGCTCGGAGCGCGTCCGGTACCGCGCGATCTACGGGATCGACCTGCGCGATGCGCGGATCTTTGACCTGATACTCGACTCCGGGCGCAAGACGCCGGACGAGATCGTCGCGGCGATTGCGGCGCGGGTGGGGGGATGA
- the ribB gene encoding 3,4-dihydroxy-2-butanone-4-phosphate synthase — translation MAEVERALDALRRGAFVLIYDGDGREEETDLAIASEFVTPAAIRTLRKEAGGLICATLSGEVRVRLGLPYMTDVLRRAGGMYPILSAVSTEDMKYDRHSAFSISVNHRDTFTGVTDADRAKTIARLAAIARDAVRRENGWAAHVFAEEFRSPGHVPLLNAAEPLFAERRGHTELTTALTIMAGLAPSATICEMMADDGRALPKEHAKAYARERNLVFLEGQDIVRAWRSWSV, via the coding sequence GTGGCCGAAGTCGAGCGGGCGCTCGACGCGCTGCGCCGCGGGGCGTTCGTCCTCATCTATGACGGCGACGGCCGCGAAGAGGAGACGGACCTCGCGATCGCCAGCGAGTTCGTCACCCCAGCCGCGATCCGCACGCTTCGGAAGGAGGCGGGCGGGCTCATCTGCGCGACGTTGTCGGGCGAGGTCCGCGTGCGACTCGGGTTGCCGTACATGACGGACGTCCTGCGCCGCGCCGGCGGGATGTATCCGATTCTGAGCGCCGTGTCGACGGAGGACATGAAATACGATCGGCACAGCGCGTTCTCGATTTCGGTCAACCACCGGGACACGTTCACGGGCGTAACGGACGCGGACCGCGCGAAGACCATTGCCCGATTGGCGGCGATCGCGAGGGATGCGGTCCGTCGGGAGAACGGCTGGGCCGCGCACGTCTTCGCCGAGGAGTTCCGGTCCCCGGGACACGTTCCCCTGCTGAACGCTGCGGAGCCGTTGTTCGCGGAGCGCCGGGGGCACACGGAGCTCACGACGGCCCTCACGATCATGGCCGGACTCGCGCCGAGCGCGACCATCTGCGAGATGATGGCGGACGATGGACGGGCCCTCCCGAAGGAGCATGCAAAGGCATATGCGCGGGAGAGGAATCTCGTCTTCCTGGAAGGGCAGGACATCGTCCGGGCGTGGCGTTCGTGGTCCGTGTAA
- a CDS encoding EMC3/TMCO1 family protein, translated as MDEDSGSSEPAEPPAEPMETRPPPLVLNRTSFSRFLMIFLFLLALYALIDPQVGLGFAAIANFLFAPLIGFNGALPVLTILLAGMLTTTISSIIRDHYTNWVKMARTQKTMAAWRKEQMEAFRKGQQTKLEKLKEAQAVFMKDQVEVQMAPMKSTAWTMIMFIVVFTWLRLFVGITLDHLGNQWITVPWSSHVFLNESELGFPLFTHWILLYSLLAIPFGQIIVRVLKYLRFTRRLEEMGVPLQAEEA; from the coding sequence GTGGACGAGGATTCCGGCTCGTCGGAGCCCGCCGAACCCCCCGCCGAACCGATGGAGACGAGGCCTCCCCCTCTGGTCCTCAACCGGACGAGTTTCTCGCGATTCTTGATGATTTTCCTGTTCCTTCTCGCCCTCTACGCCCTCATCGATCCGCAGGTGGGGCTTGGCTTCGCGGCCATCGCGAACTTCCTCTTCGCGCCCCTCATCGGATTCAACGGCGCGCTGCCCGTCTTGACGATCCTCCTCGCGGGCATGCTCACGACGACGATCTCGTCGATCATCCGGGACCACTACACGAACTGGGTGAAGATGGCCCGCACGCAGAAGACCATGGCGGCGTGGCGGAAGGAGCAGATGGAGGCGTTCCGGAAGGGCCAGCAGACGAAGCTCGAGAAGCTGAAGGAAGCGCAGGCGGTCTTCATGAAGGACCAGGTCGAGGTGCAGATGGCGCCGATGAAGTCGACCGCCTGGACGATGATCATGTTCATCGTCGTCTTCACGTGGCTCCGTCTCTTCGTGGGCATCACGCTGGACCATCTCGGGAACCAGTGGATCACGGTGCCGTGGTCGAGCCATGTGTTCCTGAACGAGTCGGAGCTGGGCTTCCCTCTGTTCACCCATTGGATCCTCCTGTACTCGCTGCTCGCGATCCCCTTCGGGCAGATCATCGTCCGCGTCCTGAAGTACCTCCGCTTCACGCGGCGACTCGAAGAGATGGGGGTCCCGCTCCAGGCGGAAGAAGCCTGA
- the ribC gene encoding riboflavin synthase — MKRIGIVDTAFARYDMAAAAVDELRKEGEGFVIERYTVPGIKDLAAGAKILFERGCDLVLALGMVGRQPVDKDCALAADFGLQVVQANVGRHILGVMVHEDEAADEAQLAWLFDRRTREHAINAYDLLFRPEAMRARAGTGQREGFEDAGPLKRTGR; from the coding sequence CTGAAACGGATCGGGATCGTCGACACGGCCTTCGCTCGCTACGACATGGCCGCGGCCGCGGTCGACGAACTCCGGAAGGAAGGCGAGGGCTTCGTGATCGAACGCTACACGGTCCCCGGGATCAAGGATCTCGCGGCGGGCGCGAAGATCCTGTTCGAGCGCGGATGCGACCTCGTCCTCGCGCTGGGCATGGTCGGCCGTCAACCGGTCGACAAAGACTGCGCGCTCGCGGCGGATTTCGGCTTGCAGGTCGTCCAGGCGAATGTCGGCAGGCACATCCTCGGCGTCATGGTGCACGAGGACGAGGCGGCGGACGAGGCACAGCTCGCGTGGCTCTTCGACCGCCGCACCCGGGAGCACGCGATCAACGCGTACGACCTGCTCTTCCGCCCGGAGGCGATGCGGGCCCGGGCCGGGACGGGGCAACGCGAAGGGTTCGAGGACGCGGGGCCCCTCAAGAGGACCGGTCGATGA
- a CDS encoding KEOPS complex subunit Pcc1 gives MRRATITLVGPEARVVAEALGPEMGRDVPRARVSMRPGRNRLTLTIVAEETSALRAAVNSYLRWADVASRVHEVAA, from the coding sequence ATGCGCCGAGCGACGATCACACTGGTCGGCCCCGAGGCGCGGGTCGTTGCCGAGGCGCTCGGGCCGGAGATGGGTCGGGACGTACCGAGGGCCCGCGTCTCGATGCGACCCGGGCGAAACCGCCTCACCCTCACGATCGTCGCCGAGGAGACGAGCGCCCTGCGCGCGGCGGTCAACTCGTACCTGCGCTGGGCCGACGTGGCCTCGCGCGTGCATGAGGTGGCCGCGTGA
- a CDS encoding adenylyltransferase/cytidyltransferase family protein, whose product MATGVFDLLHPGHLYFLREARKLGDELWVVVARDSTARRFKHEPIMPEQSRLEMVAALKPVDRAVLGNEGDIYEILGDIRPDVVALGFDQAHNEERVLDECRRRGLTTRVVRLARFEGDLDGTRKIVRKVAEWLALQERLGRVETGEVRGDGAAAPRRRRRKA is encoded by the coding sequence ATGGCGACGGGGGTCTTCGATCTCCTCCATCCCGGTCATCTGTATTTCCTCCGCGAAGCCCGGAAGCTCGGCGACGAACTGTGGGTCGTGGTGGCGCGGGACAGCACGGCGCGGCGGTTCAAGCACGAGCCGATCATGCCGGAGCAGTCGCGGCTGGAGATGGTGGCCGCCCTCAAGCCGGTCGACCGGGCGGTCCTCGGGAACGAGGGCGACATCTACGAGATCCTCGGGGACATCCGCCCCGATGTCGTCGCCTTGGGGTTCGACCAGGCGCACAACGAGGAGCGGGTCCTCGATGAATGCCGACGTCGCGGGCTCACGACGCGGGTCGTCCGCCTCGCGCGCTTCGAGGGCGACCTCGACGGCACCCGCAAGATCGTGAGGAAGGTGGCGGAATGGCTCGCGCTCCAAGAGCGGCTCGGACGCGTCGAAACGGGGGAGGTCCGAGGGGACGGCGCCGCGGCGCCGAGGCGTCGGCGGAGAAAGGCCTGA
- the metG gene encoding methionine--tRNA ligase, producing the protein MTKILVCVAWPYASGPRHLGHAVSTFIPADVFARYHRMKGDEVLVVGGSDMHGTPTMVRADEEGVPTRVVAERYHALHARNIEQLGVRYDLYWNTAEPHHKEWVKEIFLALRAKGHIYEAKMVAPFCPTGNHFLPDRYVEGKCPNCGFERARGDQCENCGHLWDPFDLIDARCRIHGTPPQRRETNHFFFRLSAFEGPLRRWMAKGKDHWRLPVVTFSRSWLEEGLKDRPITRDLDWGIEVPVPGYETKRIYVWFEAVMGYLTATKEWYLRRGRPEGWRDFWFDPESRHYYFIGKDNIVFHTLFWPAILMGYDEKLVLPYDVAATQYLNFSGERMSTGRGRGVWLPDLLERFDPDQLRYYGIATMPELKDTDFTWEDFAQRNNSELLAVYGNFVHRALTFADKNFNHEVPAAGFLDPVDKAMVRAIEQQWTRVGQNLEYMHLRDAMKEAIQLARLGNQYIDQKAPWDLLKRDRAACGTAIHVALRVSRSLAIVMAPFLPFSSSRLWNALGYDSDVHERRWEDALEDVPNGQKLRVGRPLFAKIELGPADEDPASKFDIRVATILDVNAHPNADNLYVLQIDLGDERRQIVAGIRKDYGPKELVGRKIAVVANLEPAKLRGIESRGMLLAGETDATVGLVLPPEDAAAGTQILGVRGAPQLPFLEFQKYKLQVAEGGSVMFLGRTGEVRIPLRAGDSPVRVDKGFKEGTWVH; encoded by the coding sequence ATGACGAAAATCTTGGTCTGCGTCGCGTGGCCGTACGCCTCGGGGCCCCGGCACCTGGGCCACGCCGTCTCGACGTTCATCCCCGCGGACGTGTTCGCCCGCTACCACCGAATGAAAGGGGACGAGGTCCTCGTCGTGGGCGGGAGCGACATGCACGGGACGCCCACGATGGTCCGCGCGGACGAGGAAGGCGTGCCGACACGCGTCGTCGCGGAACGGTACCACGCCCTCCACGCAAGGAATATCGAACAGTTGGGCGTCCGATACGACCTCTACTGGAACACGGCGGAGCCGCATCATAAGGAGTGGGTCAAAGAGATCTTCCTCGCGCTCCGCGCCAAGGGCCACATCTACGAAGCGAAGATGGTCGCTCCGTTCTGCCCGACGGGAAATCATTTCCTTCCGGACCGCTACGTCGAGGGCAAATGCCCGAACTGCGGATTCGAACGGGCGCGCGGGGACCAGTGCGAGAACTGCGGCCACCTCTGGGACCCGTTCGACCTGATTGACGCCCGTTGCCGCATTCACGGCACGCCGCCGCAACGCCGGGAGACGAACCACTTCTTCTTCCGGCTCAGCGCGTTCGAGGGACCGCTGCGGCGGTGGATGGCGAAGGGCAAAGACCACTGGCGGCTCCCCGTCGTGACGTTCTCCCGGAGCTGGCTGGAGGAGGGGCTCAAGGACCGCCCCATCACCCGGGACCTCGACTGGGGCATCGAGGTCCCGGTCCCCGGCTACGAGACGAAGCGGATCTACGTCTGGTTCGAAGCCGTGATGGGCTACCTGACCGCCACGAAGGAATGGTACCTCCGCCGCGGCCGCCCGGAGGGATGGAGGGACTTCTGGTTCGACCCCGAGTCCCGTCACTACTACTTCATCGGGAAGGACAACATCGTGTTCCACACCCTGTTCTGGCCCGCGATCCTCATGGGCTACGATGAGAAACTCGTCCTGCCGTACGACGTGGCCGCGACGCAGTACCTCAACTTCTCCGGCGAACGGATGAGCACCGGACGCGGCCGCGGCGTCTGGCTCCCGGACCTGCTCGAACGATTCGACCCGGACCAACTCCGGTACTATGGGATCGCGACGATGCCTGAGCTCAAGGACACGGACTTCACGTGGGAGGACTTCGCGCAGCGGAACAACAGCGAGCTCTTGGCCGTATACGGGAACTTCGTGCACCGGGCGCTGACGTTCGCGGACAAGAACTTCAATCACGAGGTCCCGGCCGCCGGCTTCCTCGATCCCGTCGACAAAGCGATGGTCCGTGCGATCGAGCAGCAGTGGACGCGCGTCGGCCAGAATCTCGAATACATGCACCTCAGGGACGCGATGAAGGAGGCGATCCAGCTCGCCCGGCTCGGGAACCAGTACATCGACCAGAAGGCGCCGTGGGATCTGCTCAAGAGAGATCGCGCCGCGTGCGGCACGGCCATCCACGTCGCCCTCCGCGTGTCGCGATCCCTCGCAATCGTCATGGCGCCGTTCCTGCCCTTCAGCTCGTCGCGGCTGTGGAACGCGCTGGGGTACGACTCGGACGTGCACGAGCGGCGTTGGGAGGATGCCCTCGAAGACGTGCCAAACGGACAGAAACTCCGGGTCGGCCGACCACTCTTCGCGAAAATCGAGCTCGGTCCGGCGGACGAAGACCCCGCAAGCAAGTTCGACATCCGCGTCGCGACCATCCTCGACGTGAACGCCCACCCGAACGCCGACAATCTGTACGTCCTGCAGATCGACCTGGGGGACGAGCGCCGCCAGATCGTCGCAGGAATTCGGAAAGACTATGGGCCGAAGGAACTCGTCGGCCGGAAGATCGCGGTCGTCGCGAACCTCGAGCCCGCGAAACTCCGCGGGATCGAGAGCCGGGGGATGCTCCTCGCCGGCGAGACGGACGCCACCGTCGGACTCGTCCTGCCGCCAGAGGACGCGGCGGCCGGCACGCAAATCCTCGGGGTCCGCGGCGCGCCGCAGCTGCCCTTCTTGGAATTCCAAAAATACAAACTGCAGGTGGCCGAAGGAGGGAGCGTCATGTTCCTCGGGCGAACCGGCGAAGTCCGCATCCCTCTCAGGGCGGGCGACTCCCCTGTGCGGGTCGATAAGGGATTCAAGGAGGGGACGTGGGTCCACTAG
- a CDS encoding bifunctional phosphoglucose/phosphomannose isomerase, producing the protein MLDPEEVARIDPEGMRDIIASLPDQLEASLRFAPEASYDVGDAQRVFVVGMGGSAIAGDVFAAWVADRAKVPIQVVRDYRLPSYARPEDLLIAVSYSGNTEETLNAAAQGMKLGCRMAAVTSGGSLRDLARRNGVPVFEVPTGLPPRGAFGHLFGVLPAIGEGWVVGPLRAELERTIAHLRKIRKRLRPEAGVRSNGAKRLAIRLRGTVPIIYATTPFTPIAKRWQTQLNENAKVLAFSSSLPEADHNELVGWSEDARARRHTPILLRDRDEPPEVRRQLDITVDLMSRRASAIEVDAEGESLLSRLLGTLYLGDYVSLYLATLRRVDPTPVPPIAELKRRLARGRRKN; encoded by the coding sequence ATGCTCGACCCCGAGGAGGTCGCCCGGATCGATCCCGAGGGGATGCGGGACATCATCGCCTCGTTGCCGGACCAGCTCGAGGCGTCGCTCCGGTTCGCCCCCGAAGCCTCCTACGACGTGGGCGACGCGCAGCGGGTCTTCGTCGTCGGGATGGGCGGGTCTGCGATCGCGGGTGACGTCTTCGCGGCCTGGGTCGCGGACCGCGCGAAGGTGCCGATCCAGGTTGTGCGCGACTACCGCCTTCCGTCGTACGCGAGGCCGGAGGACTTGCTGATCGCCGTGAGCTATTCGGGGAACACAGAGGAGACGCTGAACGCGGCGGCCCAGGGGATGAAGCTCGGCTGTCGGATGGCGGCCGTCACGTCCGGCGGCTCCCTGCGGGACCTCGCACGGAGGAACGGCGTGCCGGTCTTCGAGGTTCCCACGGGCCTGCCGCCGCGCGGGGCGTTCGGCCATCTGTTCGGGGTGCTTCCCGCCATCGGCGAGGGGTGGGTCGTCGGGCCGCTCCGCGCCGAGCTCGAGCGAACGATCGCGCATCTGCGGAAGATCCGGAAGCGGCTGCGCCCGGAAGCCGGCGTCCGCTCGAACGGAGCGAAGCGCCTCGCGATTCGCCTGCGCGGCACGGTGCCGATCATCTACGCGACCACGCCCTTCACGCCGATCGCGAAACGATGGCAGACGCAGCTGAACGAGAACGCGAAGGTCCTCGCCTTCTCCTCTTCGTTGCCCGAGGCGGACCACAACGAACTCGTCGGATGGTCCGAGGATGCGCGCGCCCGCCGGCACACCCCGATCTTGCTCCGCGATCGGGACGAACCTCCCGAGGTCCGTCGGCAGCTCGACATCACGGTCGACCTCATGTCCCGCCGAGCGTCCGCGATCGAGGTCGACGCCGAAGGCGAGAGCCTCCTCAGTCGTCTGCTCGGCACGTTATACCTCGGGGACTACGTGAGCTTGTACCTCGCGACGCTCCGGCGCGTCGATCCGACGCCCGTCCCTCCGATCGCGGAACTCAAGAGGCGCCTCGCCCGCGGACGCCGAAAAAACTGA
- a CDS encoding prefoldin subunit beta, translating into MKDISPQLQNQIAQYQNLQQQLQVLATQRVQLEAKLREVESTLDELGKISNETPVYKSIGMLLVRQDDREALKKELEEHKETLTIRVKSLQKQEKSLSERYNDLAGKIQTALGGATATPEGD; encoded by the coding sequence GTGAAGGACATCTCCCCGCAGCTGCAGAACCAGATCGCGCAGTACCAGAACCTGCAACAACAACTCCAAGTGCTCGCAACCCAACGCGTGCAGCTCGAGGCGAAGCTTCGTGAGGTCGAATCCACCCTCGACGAGCTCGGGAAGATCTCGAACGAGACGCCGGTGTACAAGAGCATCGGGATGCTCCTCGTCCGCCAGGACGACCGGGAGGCGCTGAAGAAGGAGCTCGAGGAGCACAAGGAGACGCTGACGATTCGCGTGAAGTCGCTCCAGAAGCAGGAGAAGTCGCTCTCCGAGCGTTACAACGACCTCGCGGGGAAGATCCAAACGGCCTTGGGCGGGGCCACCGCCACACCCGAAGGCGACTGA
- a CDS encoding roadblock/LC7 domain-containing protein codes for MVDTTALESILRDIERSEGVQEAMLVSLAGTYLAGSFPKGVHVDTFGSMFAVLVGSAETVTSEARDALESITINAKGTRYLIVHGGRKALLVMRLPASADSQRTKQAVEKYVPRIEEHL; via the coding sequence ATGGTCGACACGACCGCCCTCGAATCGATCCTCCGCGACATCGAGCGGAGCGAGGGCGTGCAGGAGGCGATGCTGGTCTCCCTCGCGGGGACGTACCTCGCGGGGAGCTTCCCGAAAGGCGTCCATGTGGATACGTTCGGTTCGATGTTCGCGGTGCTGGTCGGCTCCGCGGAGACCGTGACCTCCGAGGCGAGAGACGCCCTCGAGAGCATCACGATCAACGCGAAGGGGACCCGCTACCTGATTGTCCACGGCGGCCGCAAGGCGCTCCTCGTGATGCGTCTCCCGGCATCCGCCGACTCACAACGGACGAAACAAGCCGTCGAAAAGTACGTCCCTCGCATCGAAGAACACCTCTAG
- a CDS encoding RNA-guided pseudouridylation complex pseudouridine synthase subunit Cbf5 gives MSELVVLHETPDSKHGKRPDDRSIEERIRSGVAVVDKPAGPTSHQVSAWVRDMFGVPKAGHAGTLDPRVTGVLPIGLAGATRALEALLAGDKDYVGVLQLHQDVDDRKVRSMMGRFVGEIYQIPPVRSAVRREQRTRHVYEFDPLEIEGRNVLFRVRCESGTYVRTLCSDVGEALGVGANMVDLRRTRTASFSEADAHPLNAFRDAIAYWREGDDGAIRAIVRPMEDLLRHLPRIIIKDTAVDAICHGANLAVPGVAKLSPHIRRGDLVGLFTGKGEAVAVSKALMTTDEIVVAKSGAAADTARVLMDPGTYPKLWK, from the coding sequence ATGAGCGAACTCGTCGTCCTCCATGAGACGCCCGATTCGAAACATGGCAAGCGCCCGGACGATCGTTCGATTGAAGAACGGATCCGCTCGGGCGTCGCGGTCGTCGACAAGCCGGCCGGACCGACGTCCCACCAGGTGAGCGCTTGGGTCCGGGACATGTTCGGAGTCCCGAAGGCGGGCCATGCGGGCACGTTGGACCCGCGCGTCACCGGAGTGCTCCCGATCGGCCTCGCCGGCGCCACCCGGGCGCTCGAAGCGCTGCTCGCGGGGGACAAGGATTACGTCGGGGTGTTGCAGCTCCACCAGGACGTCGACGATCGGAAGGTGCGATCGATGATGGGCCGGTTCGTGGGCGAGATCTATCAGATTCCCCCGGTCCGTTCGGCCGTCCGGCGGGAGCAGCGGACCCGGCACGTGTACGAGTTCGATCCGCTGGAGATCGAGGGCCGCAACGTCCTCTTCCGCGTCCGCTGCGAGTCCGGCACTTACGTCCGGACGTTGTGCTCGGACGTGGGCGAGGCGCTCGGGGTCGGCGCGAACATGGTCGACTTGCGGCGGACCCGGACCGCCTCGTTCTCCGAGGCGGACGCCCATCCGCTCAACGCGTTCCGGGACGCCATCGCATACTGGCGGGAGGGGGACGACGGCGCGATCCGGGCGATCGTGCGACCGATGGAGGATCTGCTGCGACATCTGCCGCGAATCATCATCAAAGACACCGCAGTCGACGCAATCTGCCACGGTGCGAACCTCGCGGTGCCCGGCGTCGCGAAGCTTTCACCGCACATCCGTCGAGGTGACTTGGTCGGCCTTTTCACGGGGAAGGGCGAGGCGGTCGCGGTATCGAAGGCGCTCATGACGACGGACGAAATCGTCGTCGCGAAATCGGGGGCGGCGGCGGACACGGCCCGCGTGCTCATGGACCCGGGGACGTACCCGAAGCTGTGGAAGTGA
- the ribH gene encoding 6,7-dimethyl-8-ribityllumazine synthase, translated as MNLAIVAAEFNHEVTDVMVQKALARAEERGIRVTSVVRVPGAFEIPLAVQRLLERGDVDAAVAIAAVIKGETLHDEALMAAVPKALLDVGLRTGKPVGFGITGPGMTDEQAMARAGKGADAVDAVATMHSLLRNL; from the coding sequence ATGAACCTCGCGATCGTCGCGGCCGAGTTTAACCACGAGGTGACGGACGTCATGGTCCAGAAGGCGCTCGCCCGCGCGGAGGAGCGGGGGATCCGCGTGACGTCGGTCGTCCGCGTCCCGGGGGCGTTCGAGATCCCCCTGGCCGTCCAACGCCTCCTGGAGCGCGGCGACGTCGACGCGGCGGTGGCGATTGCCGCGGTCATCAAGGGAGAGACGCTCCACGACGAAGCCCTCATGGCCGCGGTCCCGAAAGCTCTCCTCGACGTCGGCCTTCGGACCGGCAAGCCCGTCGGGTTCGGGATCACCGGCCCGGGGATGACCGACGAGCAGGCGATGGCCCGGGCCGGCAAGGGCGCGGACGCGGTCGACGCCGTGGCCACGATGCACTCCTTGCTCCGGAATCTGTGA